Genomic DNA from Schistosoma haematobium chromosome 1, whole genome shotgun sequence:
GCTTAGTAGACAAAGCACTAGTTTAACTAGTGGGTTGGAAACCCATTCAATTTGTTTTTGACTTGGACACTGAAtgtttaataaacaatatagGTCAAAAAGGGTGCATGGACTCATATTCGTTAAACCGGTAAAACGCGTCTAAGTCCACCTGAATTTGTCATATTTACAACATCCTATTTGGAAACCAATGCAGTAGTTGGAAATTAAAGCTCCTAGAGGACTTAGTTAATTATCCGTCTTACGCTATTGGTATTGGTTAGTAATTACAGAAGCTTTAATTTTGTTTACAAGTACTCTGAAATTTACGATATGGAGGGATTAACACCCTGATCCTATTAATCAAGAATCTCAAACTGAAGGAGTATATCAGCTCTAACTTGCTATACTCATTTGTAAAGTTAATTATAAACAAGAGCTCAAAGTTCATAACTGGTAAAGTGGAAATAACTGACTTTTGACGGTTAAATTTGTGTACAAAAACTAACCTCACTAAGCAAGGGATGCATATCATGCAAGTGTTCTGTTAGCATATTACGAACATTGGTCATCCAACCGCATTCTGAGCAACGATGGAGGACACAGGTGACGGACAGAGAAGTTATGAGCAAATGAGAAGAAATAGCTCGGCACATCGCCAAATGTTGAGCAAAGTTTTCTAGGTGAGATGTACCAAATGAACAGTGGGCACagaaaaatgctgatggaactCGGCGGCTTAATTTCGAAATGTCGGGTGGATGGGATTGAATGCGTGTTGGTCGTACAGATGAAGGCCAAGAACACATAAACTAAAATAGATACTAGAGGTAATAATGGCAACATACCGAATAAGTTGTAGTCACAAGAGGGCTGTTAGTTCCGTGAAACTGAAGCgcgtgtttttttattatttccacATTTTTTGATTTGACACGACAGTTAGGGAAACGACAGTGAAACAGAATGAGTGTATATTTCCGGAGATGTGATTTTAACTCCGTAGGTGAGTTCATTGATCTATCACAATGACCACATTTGAAAAACACATCGCTTTTATCGATATCATGGAGACTTAGAGCGTGTTGACCCAGTGCTTTCATAGTATTGAACGATCTAGGACAACATGGACAGCTAAAAGGAAGGTTCTGGGTATCCATTAGACCAAAATGCATGTCAATGTGTTTTGAAATTGATACTGATGAAACCAACTCAGAGCAATAAATACAACGAAGATTTTTTGTTTCGGGATGAGTAGACCTGATATGAATTTCCAACCCATGTGATTCATTTGAGCAAATAAGGTAGACAGGAGAACAGAGTGTGCAAAAATACTTATCAGGAGAGTTTTCCATAATATTCAACACTGCTTCGTCGCTGATGGATTCCATGACTCTTATAAGAGTACTGCCTTATTGACCTTGATAATCGACAGTACTGATGATGACCCCTTTGAAGTGTAGAGCACCAAGTTTGAAATTGCACAAATAACAATCAGATCaaacaaaaatacaataaattaaaAACGAACAATTTTTCCAATTATACTTTACAGTGAAAAATGTTATAAAACTTGTTGCAAAATTCTAGAGTTCATTCAATTAGGACGTTTACCGCTTATATCAAGTGATATGATATCGTGATATATGTTTCTGTTAGTTGTGGATACATTGTGTCACCTTAGTTTTCTCCCGATACATATATGTCGGATCCATTAGTTTAGCCTTAAATGAAGTTCGCTGAGAGACTGAATGCTCATCTCACTCCAGAATGGAGGACTCAGTACATAGATTACGATGTAAATTCAGATAAATAGATTTTGATGTCTTCAGGAATTGAAGGAACACCTTTATAAATATACACAAGTTTTGGAAACTCTTCCGTGTAAGTTAGTTTTTTGTATACATCACTTTCAACATAGTTTTCTCTGAGGAAGAGACCAAAGCATTTTTGGATGAATGTGACGAAGAATTTTTTAACCTATGTGAAAGTGCCTTGAGGAAGATTGAGGTGTTTTTTTCTGGTGAGACTGAAATCGTTTATTGACAGCTGAATTTAGAGAAGATTGCTGAAGCTAATCGAAAGTTCACCACTTTAGTAGATGAACTTGATAACTACATCGAGTCTACTCATCATAAATCTATCAGTTGGATTACAGGTTCTAAAGTCTCACTTTCCAGAAGACTAACAGAATCATTCGGAAGAGAAGGCGATAAGTGTAGGGTGTCTGTAAGGGAAAATGGTTCAACTAACACACCGATTTGGAATAAAATCAGCAAAATACAGTCTGAAGAAAACTCGGAGTTACGTCGCCGTCAGAGCCGTTCAAAACAGTCTGAAAATCCGAAATATGATGCCCAAAGATTGGACAGAAGAAAGAAGACCTTTAGAAAGTTACATGATTTGAAGCTAGCTTTCAGTGAATTTTATCTAAGTCTTGTTTTACTGCAAAATTACCAATCCCTTAATTTCACGGGATTcagaaaaatattgaaaaagcATGACAAGGTAAGAAAGGCTTGTGATTGTTTTCGTTTTTATCCTTATTTATCAAGTCACTTTTTTCAGCAATGACATTTTGACATTATGAAAACCATTTGAAGCATTTCGTCTTAAACATTCAGACTCATATTCTATATGAATTGATTTGCTCACTTACGTCCATTTAATTGTAGGGTGAATCTTGTCATATTGTTTTTTTAACTCATAATTACCAAGGGAAGTGTAGGTCGTAAATGCTATGGTCAAATGAACAAGTTGTACGAAAGCTCTGACCATTACTTCAAGTGTGTGAATGTTAGCAAACAATTATTCTCTATTTGGTGACAAGAAAATCAATTTCTGGTGATCTCATAGTTGTTATCATACATGCGCTGCTACACATGTCACTTAATATCTATAGACGCCAGCGTTTATTGTATCTGTGACGGTACCAAAAATGTCCATACTTTTGTACACGACTCAATTCATCACTAATTTTCTACTCTGGTCCCACAATTTTTCTCGGTTACTTtcaaagttattttttcttagtCTTATATGAGTTATCACTGTACATCAATGTCAACTATAACTTGTAGTAAATGCACATGACTTAGCTACCTTCATCGGTCCGCAAACCTTTGAATGAATTGTCCTCATTATCTAGAAGTTTGTCCTTAATTTTATTGCTTACTCACTACTTTAATCATTGTGATATTCATCAACAAAAGCCTGTGATCTGCTCATACTCTTCA
This window encodes:
- the XPR1_1 gene encoding Xenotropic and polytropic retrovirus receptor 1, variant 2 (EggNog:ENOG410VBCE~COG:U), which gives rise to MKFAERLNAHLTPEWRTQYIDYDELKEHLYKYTQVLETLPFFSEEETKAFLDECDEEFFNLCESALRKIEVFFSEKIAEANRKFTTLVDELDNYIESTHHKSISWITGSKVSLSRRLTESFGREGDKCRVSVRENGSTNTPIWNKISKIQSEENSELRRRQSRSKQSENPKYDAQRLDRRKKTFRKLHDLKLAFSEFYLSLVLLQNYQSLNFTGFRKILKKHDKLLRRNTGLLWRQQVVECAHFNTSRDVDDLITEVENIFTEKLEQGDRQKAMKRLRVPPLSEKYNPRGLFLFGLFFGVFLAQFIVILLTCLRLQLISLLLAYVCTSS
- the XPR1_1 gene encoding Xenotropic and polytropic retrovirus receptor 1 (EggNog:ENOG410VBCE~COG:U) — translated: MKFAERLNAHLTPEWRTQYIDYDELKEHLYKYTQVLETLPFFSEEETKAFLDECDEEFFNLCESALRKIEVFFSEKIAEANRKFTTLVDELDNYIESTHHKSISWITGSKVSLSRRLTESFGREGDKCRVSVRENGSTNTPIWNKISKIQSEENSELRRRQSRSKQSENPKYDAQRLDRRKKTFRKLHDLKLAFSEFYLSLVLLQNYQSLNFTGFRKILKKHDKLLRRNTGLLWRQQVVECAHFNTSRDVDDLITEVENIFTEKLEQGDRQKAMKRLRVPPLSEKHSTQCSIY